The Caretta caretta isolate rCarCar2 chromosome 15, rCarCar1.hap1, whole genome shotgun sequence genome window below encodes:
- the SELENOM gene encoding selenoprotein M: MRRLLLLLLLAPLRAYEPDWGKLQGLARGKVETCGGUWLSRLKEVKAFVTEDIPLYHNLVMKHLPGADPELVLLSFRYEELERIPLSDMSREEINQLVQELGFYRKEAPDAPVPEEFQLAPARPLPTLQTKEQGPGTPSPPAPAAKSKPPRKPDNQEHPDL; encoded by the exons aTGCGccgcctgctcctgctcctgctgctggcgCCGCTGCGCGCCTACGAGCCGGACTGGGGGAAACTGCAGGGGCTGGCCCGGGGCAAGGTGGAG ACCTGCGGAGGATGATGGCTCAGCCGCCTGAAGGAG GTGAAGGCCTTTGTCACCGAGGACATCCCTCTGTA CCACAACCTGGTGATGAAGCATCTCCCCGGAGCCGACCCTGAGCTTGTGCTGCTCAGCTTCAGATACGAGGAGCTGGAA AGAATTCCCCTGAGTGACATGAGTCGGGAGGAGATTAACCAGCTGGTGCAGGAGCTGGGATTCTACCGCAAGGAGGCACCTGATGCCCCAGTGCCTGAGGAGTTCCAGCTCGCCCCAGCCAGGCCTCTGCCCACCCTGCAAACGAAGGAGCAGGGCCCTGGAACACCCTCCCCACCAGCTCCCGCAGCCAAGAGCAAGCCCCCCAGGAAGCCTGACAACCAGGAACACCCAGATCTATAG